One stretch of Dokdonia sp. Hel_I_53 DNA includes these proteins:
- the rfbA gene encoding glucose-1-phosphate thymidylyltransferase RfbA translates to MKGIILAGGSGTRLHPLTLAVSKQLLPIYDKPMIYYPLSVLMLSGIREILIISTPHDLPNFERLLGDGSRFGINLSYKEQPSPDGLAQAFIIGEEFIGNDDVCLVLGDNIFYGAGLQKLLAEAVQTVAQENKAVVFGNYVNDPERYGVAEFDAENNVLSIEEKPENPKSNFAVVGLYYYPNSVVEIAKKVKPSHRGELEITSVNQEYLKREQLKMQILSRGYAWLDTGTHEALTEATEFVKAVEKRTGLKIACLEEIAYKMKFINDYDLNNILQEKVKSAYHRYLQGIS, encoded by the coding sequence ATGAAAGGAATCATACTTGCTGGTGGATCTGGCACACGTTTACATCCCTTGACTCTTGCCGTGAGTAAGCAGTTACTGCCTATTTACGATAAACCAATGATATATTATCCACTTTCAGTCTTGATGTTATCAGGAATACGTGAAATTCTCATCATCTCTACCCCACACGATCTCCCTAATTTTGAAAGACTATTAGGAGATGGATCTAGATTTGGAATTAATTTAAGTTATAAGGAGCAGCCTTCCCCTGATGGGCTGGCCCAAGCCTTTATTATAGGTGAAGAATTTATTGGAAATGATGATGTTTGTTTAGTACTTGGAGACAATATATTCTATGGAGCTGGACTTCAAAAACTATTGGCAGAAGCCGTTCAAACTGTAGCCCAAGAAAATAAAGCTGTTGTTTTTGGAAATTATGTAAACGATCCAGAACGTTATGGAGTTGCAGAGTTTGACGCAGAAAATAATGTTTTAAGTATTGAAGAAAAACCAGAAAACCCTAAGTCTAACTTTGCGGTTGTAGGTTTGTATTATTATCCTAATTCTGTAGTTGAGATTGCAAAAAAAGTAAAGCCATCACATAGAGGAGAGCTAGAAATCACTTCAGTTAATCAAGAGTACCTCAAAAGAGAACAGCTCAAAATGCAAATTTTGAGTCGAGGTTATGCTTGGTTAGATACGGGTACCCATGAAGCGCTTACGGAAGCCACGGAGTTTGTTAAAGCAGTAGAGAAAAGGACAGGATTAAAGATAGCTTGCTTGGAAGAAATTGCTTATAAAATGAAATTCATAAATGATTATGATCTAAATAATATATTACAAGAAAAGGTAAAAAGTGCCTATCACAGGTATCTACAAGGAATATCTTAA
- a CDS encoding Dps family protein, whose protein sequence is MNYLNLDIEKTKYTVNELNTLLSDYHVYYQKLRNFHWNVSGENFFDLHVKFEELYDDAKIKIDEIAERILTLRFAPVSNLSDYLENSSIKESKSDLSDRDMVDTILEDHGKILKQLTSVVNKADEAGDEGTIDLVGAYIRELEKTSWMLDAWRKKTAGTYEKA, encoded by the coding sequence ATGAATTATCTGAATTTAGATATAGAAAAAACAAAATATACCGTAAACGAACTCAATACGCTGCTCTCTGACTATCACGTATACTACCAAAAGTTACGAAATTTCCATTGGAATGTCTCTGGAGAAAACTTTTTTGACTTACATGTTAAGTTTGAGGAACTCTACGATGATGCAAAAATAAAAATTGATGAAATAGCAGAACGTATTCTCACATTGCGTTTTGCTCCAGTGAGCAACCTTTCTGACTATCTAGAAAACTCGAGCATTAAAGAGTCAAAATCAGATCTATCTGACCGTGATATGGTAGATACCATTTTAGAAGATCATGGGAAAATTCTTAAGCAATTAACTTCTGTAGTAAATAAAGCTGATGAGGCGGGCGATGAAGGTACTATCGATCTAGTAGGTGCCTACATAAGAGAATTAGAAAAAACAAGCTGGATGCTAGACGCATGGAGGAAGAAGACAGCTGGAACTTACGAAAAAGCCTAA
- a CDS encoding SDR family oxidoreductase produces MQEILTQLDGKKVLITGGAGFIGSNLCEVLIENGAEVACLDNFATGHKYNLDAIISHPNFTLIEGDIRDITTCHQAVSNVDYVLHQAALGSVPRSIKDPATTNEVNVGGFLNMLIASKDKGIKRFVYAASSSTYGDSVGLPKQEDIIGKPLSPYAITKYVNELYADVFHKTYGIDCIGLRYFNVFGRKQDPNGAYAAVIPKFTKLLMNHESPVMNGDGTYSRDFTYIDNVIQMNIRAMLTQDKEAMNTVYNVAYGERTDLNELVAVLKTELGQFDEAITTVEVKYGSKRAGDVPHSLASIDKAKSRLGYDPQYSIKDGLKEAMSWYWKNLK; encoded by the coding sequence ATGCAAGAAATACTTACTCAACTTGATGGTAAGAAAGTATTAATTACAGGCGGAGCTGGTTTTATAGGGTCTAATTTATGTGAAGTCTTAATTGAGAATGGTGCAGAGGTTGCATGTCTTGATAACTTTGCCACAGGCCACAAATATAATTTAGATGCTATCATTAGTCACCCAAATTTCACCCTTATAGAAGGTGATATCCGTGATATTACAACCTGTCATCAGGCTGTTTCAAATGTGGATTATGTGTTGCATCAAGCTGCATTAGGCTCTGTGCCTAGATCAATTAAAGATCCAGCTACCACTAACGAAGTAAACGTGGGGGGATTTTTGAATATGCTGATCGCCTCTAAAGATAAGGGGATAAAGCGTTTTGTGTATGCAGCGAGTTCATCTACCTATGGTGACTCTGTGGGGCTTCCTAAACAAGAAGATATTATAGGAAAACCGTTATCACCTTATGCCATCACAAAATATGTAAATGAATTATATGCAGATGTTTTTCATAAAACCTACGGGATAGATTGTATTGGACTACGCTATTTCAATGTGTTCGGTAGAAAACAAGACCCAAACGGGGCTTATGCTGCAGTAATTCCTAAATTTACTAAACTCTTGATGAATCACGAATCACCTGTCATGAATGGTGATGGAACCTATTCTCGTGATTTCACCTATATTGATAACGTTATTCAGATGAATATTCGAGCCATGCTTACTCAGGATAAGGAAGCCATGAATACGGTTTATAACGTGGCTTATGGGGAAAGGACAGATTTGAATGAATTGGTTGCTGTTCTTAAAACTGAGTTAGGCCAATTTGATGAAGCTATTACAACTGTAGAAGTAAAATACGGATCGAAGAGGGCAGGAGATGTACCTCATAGTCTTGCAAGTATCGATAAGGCTAAAAGTCGTTTAGGCTATGATCCCCAATATAGTATTAAAGATGGATTGAAAGAGGCCATGTCTTGGTACTGGAAGAATTTAAAATAA
- a CDS encoding nucleotide sugar dehydrogenase — protein MTKIKVGVIGLGYVGLPLARLFATKYDTVGFDINQNRIKELNSGTDSTRELSDEVLQAVLKNEANDSNGLYCSADISDIANCNYYVITVPTPVDKNNRPVLTPLYKSSETVGKVLKKGDIVIYESTVYPGVTEDECVPVLERVSGLKFNEDFYVGYSPERINPGDKEHTVEKILKVTSGSTPEIGKKVDDLYASVITAGTHLAPSIKVAEAAKVIENSQRDINIAFVNELAKIFNLMDINTHDVLEAAGTKWNFLPFKPGLVGGHCIGVDPYYLAQKAQELGYHPEIILAGRRLNDSMGAYVASEVVKLMLKNDIKIKGADLLLLGITFKENCPDVRNTKVVDVIKHLKEFSINVTIYDPWVNAQEVRNEYGLEAVTELPNQKFDAIVQAVSHKEFESLELNELKKSNSAVYDVKGVLGSRADGKL, from the coding sequence ATGACAAAAATTAAAGTAGGAGTAATAGGTTTAGGTTATGTTGGCCTACCATTAGCGAGATTGTTTGCAACAAAATATGATACAGTAGGTTTTGATATCAATCAAAACCGTATTAAAGAATTAAATTCTGGTACCGATAGTACACGTGAACTCTCAGATGAAGTTTTACAGGCGGTTTTAAAAAACGAAGCCAATGATTCTAATGGTCTCTACTGTAGCGCTGATATTTCTGATATTGCAAATTGCAATTACTATGTTATTACAGTACCTACGCCAGTAGATAAAAATAATAGACCAGTCCTCACGCCTCTTTATAAAAGTAGCGAGACTGTAGGTAAGGTTCTCAAAAAAGGAGATATTGTTATATATGAAAGTACCGTTTACCCTGGAGTTACAGAAGATGAATGTGTTCCTGTTTTAGAGCGCGTGAGCGGACTCAAATTTAATGAAGATTTTTATGTAGGATATTCTCCAGAAAGAATCAATCCAGGAGATAAAGAGCATACTGTAGAAAAAATTCTTAAAGTTACTTCTGGAAGCACACCGGAAATAGGTAAGAAGGTAGATGATTTATATGCTTCTGTGATAACCGCTGGGACGCACTTAGCGCCTTCAATCAAAGTGGCCGAGGCTGCAAAAGTTATTGAAAACTCACAACGTGATATAAACATTGCGTTTGTAAATGAGCTGGCTAAGATTTTTAATCTTATGGACATCAACACACACGACGTACTTGAAGCTGCTGGTACAAAATGGAATTTCCTTCCATTTAAGCCAGGTTTAGTAGGGGGCCACTGTATAGGTGTAGATCCTTACTATCTCGCTCAAAAAGCTCAAGAACTTGGGTATCACCCTGAGATTATTCTTGCCGGTAGAAGGCTTAATGACAGTATGGGAGCATACGTTGCTTCAGAAGTTGTGAAGCTTATGCTTAAAAATGATATTAAGATTAAAGGGGCGGATTTATTGCTTTTAGGAATTACATTTAAAGAAAATTGCCCAGATGTAAGAAATACTAAAGTTGTTGATGTTATAAAGCACCTCAAGGAATTTAGTATCAATGTTACCATTTACGATCCTTGGGTAAATGCTCAGGAGGTGAGAAATGAATATGGATTAGAGGCTGTAACAGAACTTCCGAATCAAAAGTTTGATGCCATTGTTCAAGCTGTATCACACAAAGAATTTGAATCATTAGAACTTAATGAGTTAAAGAAGTCGAATTCGGCTGTTTATGATGTTAAAGGGGTGCTAGGTAGTAGGGCAGATGGTAAGTTATAA
- the rfbC gene encoding dTDP-4-dehydrorhamnose 3,5-epimerase codes for MQYQKTNFKDLIICSPTVHSDERGYFYESFHLKSFQDFTGLSPQFVQDNQSRSGFGALRGLHFQTGKDAQSKLVRVLEGEVLDVVVDLRKEEATFGKTFSIQLSAQNRKQLFIPKGMAHGFITLTEYATFAYKCDAYYNSKSEGGIAYNDTTLCIDWMLPSSNFIISEKDQKNHPFKDLPKDYLF; via the coding sequence GTGCAATATCAAAAAACAAATTTCAAAGATTTGATAATCTGTTCACCTACTGTCCACAGTGATGAACGTGGCTATTTTTATGAGTCTTTTCATCTTAAAAGTTTTCAAGATTTTACGGGTTTATCACCACAATTCGTTCAAGACAATCAATCTAGATCGGGATTTGGCGCATTGAGAGGATTGCACTTTCAGACTGGGAAGGATGCACAATCTAAACTGGTACGAGTCTTAGAAGGGGAAGTGCTTGATGTAGTTGTTGATTTAAGAAAAGAGGAAGCTACTTTTGGGAAGACATTCTCTATTCAGTTGTCTGCTCAAAATAGAAAACAACTTTTTATACCCAAGGGAATGGCCCATGGCTTTATTACCCTTACAGAATATGCCACTTTCGCATATAAATGTGATGCGTATTATAATAGCAAGAGTGAAGGTGGTATTGCTTATAATGATACTACACTCTGCATAGATTGGATGTTACCATCTTCTAACTTTATTATTTCTGAAAAAGATCAAAAAAATCATCCATTTAAAGATTTACCAAAGGACTATCTATTTTAA
- a CDS encoding UDP-glucose 6-dehydrogenase: MLIKNICCIGAGYVGGPTMSVIAQNCPDINVTVVDLNEGRIAAWNDQNLDNLPIYEPGLSEVVSEARGRNLFFSTEVDKAIDEADMIFISVNTPTKTYGVGKGMAADLKYIELCARQIARVSTTDKIIVEKSTLPVRTAEALQNILHNTGNGVQFDILSNPEFLAEGTAIKDLQHADRVLIGREETQRGRDAAQALVDIYAHWLPKKRILTTNVWSSELSKLTANAFLAQRVSSINAMSELCEVTGADVQEVARAIGADSRIGSKFLKASVGFGGSCFQKDILNLVYIAKSYGLHEVADYWEQVIIMNDHQKRRFAEKIVKTLFNTVSGKKIVLLGWAFKKDTNDTRESAAISIADYLLNEQAEIVVYDPKVSEEQILADLDSLNTRSEAKNRKLVTVVQNPEEAFEDAHAVAITTEWDEFISYNWKEIHKKMLKPAFVFDGRMLLNQDELKNIGFDVYTIGRG; the protein is encoded by the coding sequence ATGTTAATTAAGAATATTTGCTGTATCGGTGCTGGATATGTAGGAGGGCCTACGATGTCTGTCATTGCTCAAAATTGCCCTGATATTAATGTGACAGTAGTAGATCTTAATGAAGGTCGTATTGCTGCTTGGAATGATCAAAATTTAGATAATTTACCAATATATGAGCCAGGACTCTCCGAGGTAGTTTCCGAAGCGAGAGGAAGGAATTTATTTTTTTCTACTGAAGTAGACAAAGCAATAGATGAGGCTGATATGATTTTTATATCTGTAAACACACCTACTAAAACCTATGGTGTAGGTAAGGGAATGGCTGCAGATCTTAAGTATATAGAGTTGTGTGCCCGCCAGATAGCTAGGGTATCAACTACAGATAAAATTATTGTAGAAAAGTCAACGCTACCCGTAAGAACGGCTGAGGCGCTTCAAAATATACTGCATAATACGGGTAATGGGGTTCAGTTTGATATTTTGTCTAATCCAGAATTTTTGGCCGAAGGCACCGCTATCAAAGATTTACAGCATGCAGATCGTGTGTTAATAGGTAGAGAAGAAACTCAAAGAGGCAGAGATGCGGCACAAGCATTAGTTGATATTTATGCGCACTGGTTACCTAAAAAACGAATATTAACTACTAATGTATGGTCTTCTGAGCTATCTAAGCTTACCGCAAACGCATTTCTAGCACAGCGTGTAAGTTCTATAAACGCGATGTCAGAATTGTGTGAAGTAACGGGTGCAGATGTGCAAGAGGTTGCTAGGGCAATTGGTGCAGATTCTAGAATTGGATCAAAATTTTTAAAGGCCTCTGTAGGTTTTGGAGGTTCTTGTTTTCAAAAAGATATTTTAAATCTCGTTTATATTGCTAAAAGTTATGGACTTCATGAGGTAGCAGATTATTGGGAACAAGTGATCATCATGAACGATCATCAAAAAAGAAGATTTGCAGAAAAGATTGTAAAAACACTCTTTAATACCGTTTCTGGTAAAAAAATAGTGCTGTTAGGGTGGGCCTTTAAAAAGGATACGAATGATACAAGAGAATCTGCCGCGATATCTATAGCAGATTATTTGTTAAATGAGCAAGCAGAGATTGTAGTATACGATCCAAAGGTGTCTGAAGAGCAAATTCTTGCAGATCTGGATTCTTTGAATACACGATCTGAAGCAAAAAATAGGAAACTAGTTACAGTAGTACAGAATCCTGAAGAAGCTTTTGAAGATGCTCATGCTGTTGCAATAACGACGGAGTGGGATGAGTTTATTTCTTACAACTGGAAAGAAATACACAAGAAGATGTTGAAGCCTGCCTTTGTTTTTGATGGTCGCATGTTATTAAATCAAGACGAGTTAAAAAATATCGGTTTTGATGTATATACTATAGGAAGAGGTTGA
- a CDS encoding NAD-dependent epimerase/dehydratase family protein, producing MKILVTGAAGFIGYHLCERLLKEGHQVVGIDTINDYYDPQLKFDRLKELGIKPEEATIWKKQCQSNLYSEFKFIRLEIQDRNEVPKLFKLHGFDLVCNLAAQAGVRYSIENPETYVDTNITGFLNILEACRHYGVRRLVYASSSSVYGNSEEVPFKESQSVDKPISIYAATKKSNELMAHTYTHLFGIETIGLRFFTVYGPWGRPDMAMFLFTDAILKGKPIKVFNNGNLSRDFTYISDIIAGVSSVINNEYNKRSVIFNMGNSRPVQLMSFIAALEEQLVMRAQKVMMPMQDGDVNQTWADVSALHDEFGYAPKVSVNKGISAFVDWYKYYYKV from the coding sequence ATGAAAATTTTAGTTACTGGGGCTGCAGGCTTTATAGGATATCATTTATGTGAACGGTTACTTAAGGAAGGTCACCAAGTGGTAGGGATTGATACTATAAATGATTATTACGATCCACAACTTAAATTTGATCGACTGAAAGAGCTTGGCATCAAGCCAGAAGAAGCCACGATTTGGAAAAAGCAATGCCAGAGCAACTTATACTCAGAGTTTAAATTTATTAGGTTAGAAATACAAGATCGTAATGAAGTGCCAAAGTTATTTAAACTGCATGGTTTTGACCTTGTATGTAATCTTGCGGCACAAGCAGGAGTACGATATTCGATAGAAAACCCTGAGACCTATGTGGATACGAATATAACAGGTTTTTTAAATATATTAGAAGCTTGTCGCCATTATGGAGTCAGAAGATTAGTTTATGCAAGTAGCTCCAGTGTGTACGGTAATAGTGAAGAAGTACCTTTTAAAGAATCCCAATCTGTGGATAAACCAATAAGTATTTATGCGGCCACGAAGAAGTCTAACGAGTTAATGGCGCATACCTACACCCATTTATTTGGTATTGAGACTATAGGCCTTCGTTTCTTTACGGTGTATGGACCGTGGGGAAGACCAGATATGGCCATGTTTTTATTTACAGACGCAATATTAAAGGGAAAACCTATTAAAGTATTTAATAATGGAAATTTATCACGTGATTTCACCTATATATCCGATATTATAGCGGGTGTCTCAAGTGTAATCAACAACGAATACAACAAACGGAGTGTTATATTTAATATGGGCAATAGTCGTCCTGTACAGTTAATGAGTTTTATTGCTGCTTTGGAAGAGCAATTAGTCATGCGCGCGCAAAAGGTTATGATGCCTATGCAAGATGGAGATGTAAATCAAACTTGGGCAGATGTGTCTGCCTTACATGATGAATTTGGCTATGCTCCAAAGGTCTCTGTTAATAAAGGGATTTCTGCCTTCGTAGATTGGTATAAGTATTACTATAAGGTGTAA
- the rfbB gene encoding dTDP-glucose 4,6-dehydratase, whose translation MENKKTILITGGAGFIGSHVVRRFVTNYPEVDIYNLDALTYAGNLENLRDIENRPNYFFVKGDITDTVFINKLFQEHKFTGVIHLAAESHVDRSIKDPISFVTTNIVGTVNLLNAFKGVWEGNFKDKRFYHVSTDEVYGSLGESGLFTETTSYDPNSPYSASKASSDHFVRAYGETYGLPYVISNCSNNYGPNHFPEKLIPLFINNIINYKPLPVYGDGNYTRDWLYVVDHAIAIDLAFHKGKNHETYNIGGFNEWKNIDLVRLLCKVMDEKLGRAIGTSEKLITYVKDRPGHDVRYAIDASKISKELNWKPTVTFEEGLEKTVDWFLSNTEWLANVTSGAYREYYTSMYTK comes from the coding sequence ATGGAAAACAAAAAAACGATACTGATTACTGGTGGAGCGGGTTTTATTGGTTCTCATGTAGTAAGAAGGTTTGTAACAAATTATCCTGAGGTAGATATTTATAATCTTGATGCTCTTACCTATGCGGGTAATTTAGAAAATCTAAGGGATATTGAGAATAGACCTAATTATTTTTTTGTGAAAGGAGATATAACCGACACTGTATTTATAAATAAGTTATTCCAAGAACATAAATTTACAGGAGTTATTCATTTGGCTGCAGAGTCTCATGTAGACCGATCTATTAAGGATCCTATTAGTTTTGTTACTACAAATATAGTAGGGACAGTAAATCTTTTAAATGCTTTTAAAGGTGTATGGGAAGGCAACTTTAAAGATAAACGTTTTTACCATGTAAGCACTGATGAAGTTTATGGATCATTAGGTGAATCAGGTTTATTTACTGAAACGACAAGTTATGATCCTAATTCTCCATATTCAGCTTCTAAAGCTAGCTCAGATCACTTTGTAAGAGCATACGGTGAAACATACGGACTTCCATATGTTATATCAAATTGTTCAAATAACTACGGACCTAATCATTTTCCAGAGAAGCTAATACCGCTTTTTATTAATAATATTATTAATTATAAACCATTACCTGTATATGGAGATGGTAATTATACACGTGATTGGTTATATGTTGTGGATCATGCTATAGCAATAGATCTAGCATTCCATAAAGGAAAAAATCACGAAACTTATAATATAGGTGGTTTTAATGAATGGAAGAATATTGATCTTGTGCGCTTACTTTGTAAAGTGATGGATGAAAAGTTAGGGAGAGCGATAGGAACTTCTGAAAAACTCATCACATACGTAAAAGATAGACCAGGCCATGATGTGCGTTATGCTATTGATGCCAGTAAAATAAGTAAAGAATTAAATTGGAAACCTACAGTAACTTTCGAAGAAGGTTTAGAGAAAACGGTTGACTGGTTTCTTTCCAATACAGAATGGTTAGCTAATGTAACTTCTGGGGCTTACAGGGAGTACTATACATCAATGTATACTAAATAA
- the rfbD gene encoding dTDP-4-dehydrorhamnose reductase — MNQTSEDSVRDKIKILITGAAGQVAQALREEAPKYNGLDCVFLDKTILDITSSSSIREAIKNHTPEFIINTAGYTAVDAAEENRELALQLNSRAIRILAQECKSKCIGLIHLSTDYVFDGKKTSAYIEGDRTNPQSVYGVSKRRGEKAILNAKLPVYAIIRTSWVYSTYGSNFVKTMLRLARERTEVSVVNNQIGSPTYANDLANALLTICTKVTEKTSGIYHYSNKGKISWYQFAKAIFKYTATSIIVNPVGSEHYPVKAKRPKNSVLSTDKISESFNLEILDWKVSLQKMLSRG, encoded by the coding sequence ATGAATCAGACTAGTGAGGATAGCGTAAGGGATAAAATAAAAATTCTCATTACCGGTGCTGCTGGGCAAGTCGCTCAAGCGCTAAGAGAGGAGGCTCCTAAGTATAATGGTCTTGATTGTGTATTTCTTGATAAAACAATTTTAGATATCACTTCTTCTTCTAGTATAAGAGAAGCTATTAAAAACCACACTCCTGAATTCATTATAAATACTGCAGGGTACACAGCTGTAGACGCTGCAGAAGAAAATAGAGAGCTGGCATTACAGCTCAATTCTCGGGCTATACGTATATTAGCTCAAGAGTGCAAATCTAAATGTATTGGGTTGATTCACTTGAGTACAGATTATGTTTTTGATGGCAAGAAAACGAGCGCATATATAGAAGGAGATAGAACAAATCCGCAATCGGTTTATGGAGTAAGTAAACGAAGAGGAGAAAAAGCCATTTTAAATGCTAAACTGCCTGTATATGCTATAATTAGAACATCATGGGTCTATAGCACTTACGGATCTAACTTTGTAAAAACGATGTTGAGATTAGCTAGAGAGCGTACTGAGGTTTCTGTTGTTAATAATCAGATAGGAAGTCCTACCTACGCTAATGATTTAGCAAACGCACTATTGACAATTTGTACCAAGGTTACAGAAAAAACATCTGGAATTTATCATTACTCCAATAAAGGTAAAATAAGTTGGTATCAATTTGCTAAGGCTATTTTCAAGTATACAGCTACTTCTATAATAGTTAATCCTGTAGGAAGTGAGCATTACCCTGTAAAAGCTAAGAGGCCTAAAAATAGTGTTTTATCAACAGATAAAATAAGTGAATCTTTTAATTTAGAAATTTTAGACTGGAAAGTTTCTCTTCAAAAAATGCTGTCTAGAGGATGA
- the cysQ gene encoding 3'(2'),5'-bisphosphate nucleotidase CysQ has translation MIENYWKDFAVKAAIKAGQAILDFYSDGFSVSQKIDTSPVTEADVTAHQIIEKILSKTNIPILSEEGKSISYKERKDWNQFWMIDPLDGTKEFINHNGEFTVNIALISKKKPVFGVIFVPVTNSIYVGGNSINDSFKLENCNLKTSFEDVFESGYSLSQKRIMNLKNRPRTILISRSHLNDMTLSYLEERKSSLSVLKLKKMGSSLKFCVIAEGLADEYTRFSPCMEWDTAAGDAICQGVNITILQHGKEKPLCYNKESLVNPNFEVLL, from the coding sequence ATGATTGAAAACTATTGGAAAGACTTTGCGGTAAAAGCTGCAATTAAAGCAGGACAAGCGATTTTAGATTTTTACAGTGATGGATTTTCAGTAAGCCAAAAGATTGATACATCGCCAGTAACAGAGGCAGACGTTACTGCACACCAAATTATCGAAAAGATTTTATCAAAAACTAACATTCCAATTTTGAGCGAAGAAGGGAAGAGTATCTCTTACAAAGAGCGTAAAGATTGGAATCAATTTTGGATGATAGACCCTTTAGACGGTACTAAAGAATTTATAAATCATAATGGGGAATTCACAGTAAACATTGCGCTTATTTCAAAAAAAAAACCTGTTTTTGGGGTTATTTTTGTTCCAGTAACTAATTCCATATACGTTGGTGGCAATTCCATAAATGATTCTTTTAAATTAGAGAATTGCAATTTAAAAACTTCTTTTGAAGACGTTTTTGAGAGTGGATATTCGCTTTCGCAAAAGCGTATTATGAATTTAAAAAATAGACCACGTACAATTTTAATAAGTAGATCTCACCTAAACGACATGACATTAAGTTATCTGGAGGAAAGAAAATCTTCATTATCTGTTTTGAAATTAAAAAAAATGGGAAGTTCTTTGAAATTTTGCGTCATAGCGGAAGGACTGGCTGATGAATATACTCGCTTTTCTCCCTGTATGGAATGGGATACAGCCGCTGGAGATGCGATTTGTCAAGGAGTGAATATTACAATCCTGCAGCATGGTAAGGAAAAACCATTGTGTTACAACAAGGAATCATTAGTAAACCCTAACTTTGAAGTTCTCTTATAG